Genomic segment of Candidatus Methylomirabilota bacterium:
CGAAGACGTCCGGTTCTACGGACACCACGGCGTCACGCGGGCCCAGCAGACGGTCGGGGCGTGGTTCGCGGTCGATGCCGAGCTCAGGCTGGACCTGGCTCCGGCCGCGGCCTCGGACGACCTGCGGTCCACCCTGGACTACGGGCTGATCGCCGCCCGCATCGTGGAAGTGTCGACGAAGGAGCGGGTGAACCTGCTCGAGCGACTGGCCGGGCGACTGGCGCAGATGCTGCTCGCGGAATTCGCGTGCGACGAGGTGCGGGTGCGGGTGCGGAAGCTCACGCCGCCCATGGAGGGCCTGCAGGGCATCCCGGGCGTCGAGCTGACCCGCCGGCGACGCTGAGCCCACTCATGGCCCGCGTGTTCCTGTCCGTCGGCTCCAACCTGGGCGACCGGCTCGAGTGTCTGCGGCGCGCGGTGGATCAGCTGCGCGCCATGCAGGACCTGCGATTCCTCGACGCCTCGCCGCTCTACCGCACCGAGCCCTGGGAGCGGGCGTCCGCCCGGGAGCAGGCCGACGACGGCGGCTGGTTCTTCAACTGCGCGGTCCTGATCGAGACCGAGCTGGAGCCGGGCGCGCTGCTGACGCGGCTGCAGTCGATCGAGGACACGCTGGGGCGGATCCGCCGGGGGGGCACCCCGGAGGCCCAGCGCTTCGAGCCTCGCACGCTCGACATCGACATCCTGCTGTACGACGACCGCGTGATCAGCGGCCCCGAGCACCTGCACATCCCCCACCTGCTCATGCACGAGCGGCGCTTCGTGCTGCGGCCGCTCGCCGACCTGGCGCCGGATCTCGAGCACCCCGTGCTGTATCAGACCATCCGCGAGCTCCTCGACACCCTGGAGGACGAGCACGAGGTGCTGGTGTCCGACCTGCCGCGCCGCTGGTTCGACGAGTAGGGTGATCCGGGCTCCCGCGGTGGCGCCGTCGGGCCGGGCCGGATCGGTGTTCCGTGGCTGACGACGAGTTTCGCCAGCAGGCCCTCCAGCACCTCGACGCCCTCCACAATCTGGCCGTCTACCTGACCCGGAACGGGTCCGAGGCCGAGGACCTGGTCCAGGAAACCTACGTCCGGGCCATGCGGTTCTCCCACCGATTCCAGCCGGGAACCCATCTGCGCGCCTGGTTGTTCCAAATACTGAGAAACACGTTCCTGACGTTCTACCGCCTGCGGGAGCGCGAAGCGGCGATCTCGGAGGATGGGGTTCCGGAGAGCGAGGCGCCGATGTTCCATGACGCCGCCTCCCGGGACAGCGAAAGCGCCGGGGCCCACATGGACCTGGAGCGGGCCCTGACGAGACTGCCCGAGGAGTTCAAGACGCCGCTCCTGCTGGCCGAGATCGAGGGACTGGCGCTCGAGGACGTGGCGCGCATCATGGACTGCCCCGTCGGGACCGTGAAGTCACGAATCTTTCGCGCGAAGGAGCGGCTGCGCGGGTACCTGACCGACTACAAGTAGGTCGGAAAATTCGAG
This window contains:
- the folB gene encoding dihydroneopterin aldolase — protein: MFLEDVRFYGHHGVTRAQQTVGAWFAVDAELRLDLAPAAASDDLRSTLDYGLIAARIVEVSTKERVNLLERLAGRLAQMLLAEFACDEVRVRVRKLTPPMEGLQGIPGVELTRRRR
- the folK gene encoding 2-amino-4-hydroxy-6-hydroxymethyldihydropteridine diphosphokinase; translation: MARVFLSVGSNLGDRLECLRRAVDQLRAMQDLRFLDASPLYRTEPWERASAREQADDGGWFFNCAVLIETELEPGALLTRLQSIEDTLGRIRRGGTPEAQRFEPRTLDIDILLYDDRVISGPEHLHIPHLLMHERRFVLRPLADLAPDLEHPVLYQTIRELLDTLEDEHEVLVSDLPRRWFDE
- a CDS encoding sigma-70 family RNA polymerase sigma factor, with product MADDEFRQQALQHLDALHNLAVYLTRNGSEAEDLVQETYVRAMRFSHRFQPGTHLRAWLFQILRNTFLTFYRLREREAAISEDGVPESEAPMFHDAASRDSESAGAHMDLERALTRLPEEFKTPLLLAEIEGLALEDVARIMDCPVGTVKSRIFRAKERLRGYLTDYK